TCTTCGCTAATATTTAAAACGGTGTTACTACTAAGTGAAAATTCATTAGCATCTTGTTTTGTAAAAACATCTATTTTACCATTAATTGGATTTATTTTATATAAACCAGCACCATCTGTTCCAGCCCATATAATACCGTCGCTATCCTTAAAAAATGTAAAGAAGAGTTCTTGGTCAATATTATAAGTATTGCCTTTAAAAAGAGATTCTTGAATAAATTGTTTCTTCTGTAAGTCATATACAAATAACCCAAACGTTTCTGTTCCAATCCAAAGTCTATTAAGTGCATCGGTAGTTAAAATGAGGGCTCCTGGGAAATTTGAAAAGGGACCAACTAATTCACTTGACCTTTTGCTTTCTAAGTTGTAATTATAAATTTTACCATCATCTGTGCTTATATACAATTGATTTTCTGTTATTACTTCGATGTCAAACACATTTTTAACTGCAATACCGTTATTGGTAACAGTAGTAATACTATCAAGAGTTGAATTTCTATATCTAAAAATACTTCCATTTTTAGAAGCCATCCAAACGCTATTCTGTGTAGTGAGAATAGCAGAGATCATATTGTTTTTTAATACACTAGTAGTTACATTTTGATAGTTACACTTATTGTATCGATATTTTGTTACCAATCCTAAATTTGATAAGATCCATATGCTATTATTGGCATCTTTTACAATTGTTTTTATGCGATCATTTTTATTTCGTCCAGGAAAAATAATTTCATTTTTTATAAGAGTATAATCATACCCGTCGTACAGTAAAACTCCACTATTACAAACCATCCATATTGTACCCAAAGGATCTTGAATAGTCTCTGAAACGTTTATTAAACTGTTGTCAGTAGCAGGTGACAAATGTTTAAAGTTTGTATTGTTTTGAGCTACTATTGAACCCAGAGAAAATAAAAGAGAACAAATTAATATTGGCAGTTTAAATCTTATCAAATTTTCTTATTTATTAAATCTATCGAAGTATAGTTTCTATAAAGGTAAATATATATAAAATTCAATCAAAGTGTAAATTTTCTGCAAAAAAGTGTAAAAATTGAGCGTAGTACATGTTTTAATCTCAATAATGGAGCTATTTGCTTAAAATTTCCACCAAAAATGATTTTGAAATCCTAATATTTGACAATGTTAAAAAAAGGTTAAAATAACTTTACAATATTATGAATTCAAGAAGAAACTTTATCAAAAAAACAGCCATAATTGGTGCCGGAATTTCAGTATTACCAAATATGACATATGGTTTTAGTCTTAAAAAAGACAAACTAAAAGTTGCATTAATAGGTGTTGGACTGAGAGGTACCAATCACTTAAATAATTTGCTGCAACGAGAAGATGTTATAGTTACGGCTATATGTGATATAGACCCCAATAGAATAAAAATTGCGGAAGAGCAGATAAAGAAACATAACCATCCAAAAGTGAAAGTTTTTGGAAAAAATGATAATGATTATAAAAATTTACTGGACTTAAAAGAAGTTGATGCAGTGATTATTGCGACCCCTTGGTTATGGCATACACGCATGGCAGTTGATGCTATGAAAGCTGGTAAGTATACAGGAGTAGAAGTGTCAGCAGCCAACACAATGGAAGAATGTTGGGATTTGGTAAACACCCATGAGCAAACAGGCTCGCATTTAATGATTTTAGAAAATGTAAACTATCGTAGAGATGTTTTAGCAGTACTCAATATGGTGAAGCAAAATGTCTTTGGTGAAATGGTCCATTTTAGATGTGGTTATCAACATGACTTACGTTTTGTAATGCTAAATGATGGGAAATCTGCTTATGGTAAAGGGGTAGAGTTTGGAGATAAAGGAATTTCAGAAGCGGCTTGGAGAACACAACATTCTGTATTAAGAAATGCAGACGTATATCCTACACATGGTGTTGGTCCAATAGCAGTTATGTGTGATGTTAATAGAGGAAATCGACTTGTTTCATTGACTTCTCATGCTACCAAAAGTAGAGGGATGCATAATTATATAGTTGAGAATGGAGGAGAAAATCACCCGAATGCAAAAGTGAATTTTAAAATGGGAGATGTTATAACATCAACCATAGAAACTGCAAATGGTGAAACCATAATTGTAACACATGATGTACACTTACCAAGACCCTATTCATTAGGGTTTAGAGTTCAAGGAACAAAAGGTCTTTGGGAAAAAGATGGAGACAGAATCTATATAGAAGGACAGGCAAAAACACCTCATGCTTGGGATGATTCAAAAGAATGGTTAGAAAAATATGACCATCCACTATGGAAAAAATATGGTGAACATGCCTTAGGTGCTGGTCATGGCGGTATGGATTTTTTTGTAATCAATTCATTTATTGAATCTGCAAAAGAAAATATTGCACCTCCAATGGATGCTTATGATGCTGCAGCGTGGAGTGCTATTACACCACTTTCAGAATTGTCTATTGAAAATAATGGAGAGCCACAAGATTTTCCTGATTTTACGAGAGGAAATTGGATTAAAAGAAAACCATATAACTGGATTAAAGATACTTATTAACTAACCTTAAAATGAATACTAACTTAAAAACAAACTTATGAAGAAACTATTATTTTCCTTATTCTTATCGCTGTTTCTCGTTTCTGCTTATGCACAGCAAGCTAAAATAGAGGTGACTGGAACAGTAACAGATGCCGATACCGGAGATCTAGTTCTCGGAGCGACCATTTTAGAAAAGGGTACGTCTAATGGAGTAGTGTCTGATTTTGATGGAAATTTCTCCATTAAAGTGGCAGGGCCAGAATCTATTTTGCACATTACTTTTATTGGTTTTAAAGACCAAGAGATAAAAGTTGGCGATAAAACTGAATTTAAAATTGTATTAGCATCAGAAGCTACAACTTTAGATGATATTGTATTAATTGGTTACCAGAGTGTACGTAAAGAAGATGTTACTGGAGCAATTACTAGTATAAGTGCTGAAAAAATT
The nucleotide sequence above comes from Aureibaculum algae. Encoded proteins:
- a CDS encoding Gfo/Idh/MocA family protein produces the protein MNSRRNFIKKTAIIGAGISVLPNMTYGFSLKKDKLKVALIGVGLRGTNHLNNLLQREDVIVTAICDIDPNRIKIAEEQIKKHNHPKVKVFGKNDNDYKNLLDLKEVDAVIIATPWLWHTRMAVDAMKAGKYTGVEVSAANTMEECWDLVNTHEQTGSHLMILENVNYRRDVLAVLNMVKQNVFGEMVHFRCGYQHDLRFVMLNDGKSAYGKGVEFGDKGISEAAWRTQHSVLRNADVYPTHGVGPIAVMCDVNRGNRLVSLTSHATKSRGMHNYIVENGGENHPNAKVNFKMGDVITSTIETANGETIIVTHDVHLPRPYSLGFRVQGTKGLWEKDGDRIYIEGQAKTPHAWDDSKEWLEKYDHPLWKKYGEHALGAGHGGMDFFVINSFIESAKENIAPPMDAYDAAAWSAITPLSELSIENNGEPQDFPDFTRGNWIKRKPYNWIKDTY